One genomic region from Candidatus Atribacteria bacterium ADurb.Bin276 encodes:
- the mglA_3 gene encoding Galactose/methyl galactoside import ATP-binding protein MglA, with protein sequence MGDKNFQYILEMKNVGMRFGNIEALRNINFSVGKNEVVGLLGDNGAGKSTMVKIMTGVLHPTCGELHIRGKKVTSRDYNVKKAHSYGIETVYQDKSLGEKQTLWRNFFIGRQITNGFGFINIKKEKEIANNIIMDMIGFRGVGIGVDSKVNKLSGGERQGIAIGRAMHFDADLIILDEPTVSLSVKEVHKVLQFVEKIRTSGRACVYISHNIGHVYDIADRFVIIDRGMVVANFSKDEMSLEKLDEFLLRFASKKRGDE encoded by the coding sequence ATGGGGGACAAGAATTTCCAGTACATTCTTGAAATGAAAAATGTCGGGATGCGTTTCGGGAATATCGAAGCATTGAGAAATATAAATTTTTCAGTTGGAAAAAACGAAGTAGTAGGCTTACTTGGTGACAACGGTGCCGGAAAGTCAACCATGGTTAAAATTATGACCGGAGTCCTCCATCCTACCTGCGGAGAGCTCCATATCCGTGGCAAGAAAGTTACTTCTCGAGACTACAATGTAAAAAAAGCCCACAGTTATGGTATAGAAACTGTCTATCAAGATAAATCTTTAGGAGAAAAACAAACCTTATGGAGGAATTTTTTTATTGGACGGCAAATAACCAATGGATTTGGCTTCATCAACATTAAAAAGGAAAAAGAAATTGCCAACAACATCATTATGGATATGATTGGGTTCCGAGGTGTTGGTATTGGTGTTGATTCCAAAGTTAACAAACTTTCAGGTGGGGAACGGCAAGGGATTGCCATTGGCCGAGCAATGCATTTTGATGCCGATTTAATCATTCTTGATGAGCCAACGGTTTCTTTGTCGGTTAAAGAAGTCCATAAAGTTCTTCAATTTGTTGAGAAAATTCGAACCTCTGGTCGAGCTTGTGTTTATATATCCCACAACATCGGACATGTTTACGATATCGCCGACCGTTTTGTAATTATTGATCGGGGGATGGTGGTAGCTAACTTCTCCAAAGATGAGATGTCTTTAGAAAAATTAGATGAATTTCTATTAAGATTCGCATCTAAAAAGAGGGGAGACGAGTAG
- a CDS encoding TMAO reductase system periplasmic protein TorT, with the protein MKKISFILIVALVLMTFVFPAYSQDKLLGEGMTIYCQMGGAEGAVATIQRTLGAREAAKALGVKLIEQYSQWQPEKMVQQFKEAIAAQPDGIVIMGHPGSAAMWDLVREADSKGIIVTVNNTPLPDIQEEFLAKGFGYSGVDLFAGGYLTGQAMVKAGLKPGDKAIVYGLFSQPFRGQSEEGMARALEDAGIIVDRQEISPEADADASTAIPILTGYFQANPDCKAIGTQHGAITGILVNLLRDNLKKQPGEIISAGIDLSPATIEGLKTGYISAVLDQQLYLQGFIPVVQVVLTKKYKITGFNINTGAGTVTPETIGELEELINAGYR; encoded by the coding sequence ATGAAAAAAATAAGTTTTATATTAATTGTTGCTTTAGTGTTGATGACTTTTGTTTTTCCCGCTTATTCTCAGGATAAACTTTTAGGAGAGGGAATGACAATTTATTGTCAAATGGGAGGAGCTGAAGGTGCTGTTGCCACTATACAGAGAACTTTAGGAGCCCGCGAAGCTGCTAAAGCTTTAGGTGTCAAATTAATCGAACAGTATTCTCAGTGGCAACCTGAAAAGATGGTTCAGCAATTTAAGGAAGCCATTGCTGCTCAACCTGATGGGATTGTAATTATGGGGCATCCGGGTTCAGCAGCGATGTGGGATTTGGTAAGGGAAGCTGACAGTAAAGGAATTATTGTTACAGTCAATAATACCCCACTTCCTGATATCCAGGAAGAGTTTTTAGCAAAAGGGTTTGGATATTCTGGTGTTGATTTATTTGCGGGTGGATATTTAACTGGTCAAGCGATGGTAAAAGCTGGCTTAAAACCAGGAGATAAAGCCATCGTATATGGTCTTTTCTCACAGCCATTCCGAGGACAAAGCGAAGAAGGAATGGCAAGAGCACTTGAAGATGCTGGAATCATTGTTGATCGCCAGGAAATTTCTCCTGAAGCTGATGCTGATGCCTCGACAGCCATACCAATATTAACCGGATATTTTCAGGCCAATCCGGATTGCAAGGCAATTGGGACTCAACATGGAGCAATCACTGGAATTTTGGTTAATCTGTTGAGGGATAATTTGAAGAAACAACCTGGTGAAATTATTTCTGCCGGTATCGACTTATCACCAGCTACCATTGAAGGGCTTAAAACTGGATACATTAGTGCGGTTCTTGATCAACAGCTCTATTTGCAAGGGTTTATTCCCGTTGTTCAAGTCGTTTTGACTAAAAAGTATAAAATCACCGGTTTTAATATTAACACCGGAGCTGGAACTGTAACTCCAGAAACTATTGGTGAATTGGAAGAGCTTATTAACGCTGGATATCGTTGA
- the yjfF_1 gene encoding Inner membrane ABC transporter permease protein YjfF, with translation MIKTEKKGLLAIEGFPVMLVFVVIILAFMKTAPNAFLRPTIYMSFLTYNAPTLVLAAGLTLIITAGEIDLSFPSVIAFCGMVFAYLFHITGMIFIPFLAALAAGAFIGYMNGLILTKVGIPSIMTTLGTNFFWTGLTILISGGVSLNVNPIKGSLLHTLLVGRIGGLFPSQAIWSIGLTIFVWYLLNRHTFGESIMFIGDNVNVARVMGVNVDSTKIKVFTLMGLMGGFAACLLTFEMTNFWTNQGSGFLLPVMAAVFIGGTSITGGEGRVIGTLFGMFIVGSLETGVTASGVGGFWTRLTTGLIMLGSIALNIVLDRTNGKRLCFFDNLKNSVFTKGLKKE, from the coding sequence ATGATTAAAACTGAGAAAAAGGGTTTATTAGCAATAGAAGGTTTCCCGGTTATGCTGGTTTTTGTGGTTATAATTTTAGCTTTTATGAAGACCGCACCTAATGCTTTTCTAAGGCCAACCATATATATGTCTTTTTTAACCTATAATGCTCCTACTCTGGTTTTGGCGGCTGGATTGACTCTGATTATCACTGCTGGTGAAATTGATCTTTCTTTTCCATCAGTTATTGCTTTTTGTGGAATGGTGTTTGCCTATCTTTTTCACATCACTGGAATGATTTTTATTCCTTTTTTGGCAGCTTTAGCAGCCGGAGCCTTTATTGGTTATATGAATGGTTTGATCCTTACCAAGGTTGGGATTCCTTCAATAATGACAACTTTGGGAACCAACTTCTTTTGGACGGGTTTAACCATTTTAATTTCAGGAGGAGTTTCTCTCAACGTCAATCCGATAAAAGGTTCTCTTCTTCATACCTTGTTGGTTGGTAGAATTGGGGGTCTTTTTCCTTCTCAAGCCATATGGTCCATTGGTTTGACAATTTTTGTTTGGTATTTATTGAATCGTCATACTTTTGGGGAAAGCATCATGTTTATTGGAGACAATGTCAATGTCGCTCGGGTCATGGGAGTCAACGTTGATTCAACCAAGATTAAGGTTTTTACTTTAATGGGTTTAATGGGTGGTTTTGCAGCCTGCTTGCTTACATTTGAAATGACTAATTTTTGGACGAATCAAGGAAGTGGTTTCTTGCTCCCAGTCATGGCGGCCGTTTTCATTGGAGGAACATCAATTACTGGTGGAGAAGGCCGGGTAATCGGCACCTTGTTTGGTATGTTTATTGTAGGTTCTCTCGAAACCGGAGTCACTGCTTCAGGAGTAGGTGGATTCTGGACTCGTTTGACGACCGGACTCATTATGCTTGGTTCTATTGCTCTCAATATTGTGCTAGATCGGACCAACGGAAAGCGTCTTTGTTTTTTTGATAATTTAAAGAATTCAGTTTTTACTAAAGGGTTAAAGAAAGAATAA